The genomic DNA GCTTTGAGGGGACCTTGCCGCGTTTTTTCTTTTTTGACAACTGTTAAAATTTGCGGGTTATGCCGATTCTACGCGAGTCGCAAGGTCATCTGTGCCGATTGATCATAATGAGCACACCTCGAAGTGATGTTTTCATGTGCATCCTCGATTCCTGAATTGAGAATCCATATCGCCCGGCGTGGCGATGGCTCAGGTCGTTTTCGACTTGGCAACATCTCATTTCAAAGCCTGCTCAATCCTTCAATTGCCTAAGGCGAAATCGTCTCCATGATTTGAGACACATTTCTCCAGCAGGCGCGACCTGGCAGACCGAGCCGTGAGTGGTAGAGATCTATGTCAAATGCCCCTTTCAAAATTGCATTCTGGGTGATGAGCCTCGCCTTTGGGCTAACGGTCCTGCTTACTGGATTAAAACCAGAAGAGATTCGCAACGCGCTCAACTCTCAGAACAAATCGCGCCATGAACTCAAAACAAGCGAAGAGGAACTGACAGACGCGCCAGTCATCGCCCAGCGGCCTCAAGAAGAATTCAAATTCGATCCCGCTCCGTCACCAGATCGCCAAAAAACAACAGCTGCCCCTTTCGAACCTCTTCCTGGAGAGTCGACTCTCACCCAGAGTTCGCAGCAACCTTCACAGAATTCAGAAACATCTTCATTGTCCCCAACGCCAAGTCCAATTCGTATCGCTTCTGCAGATGTGAACGCCAGCTTGGGAATGAGCAGCAATGAACCGACTGAACAGATCAGAGAACTCACACCGATCCCCGATCGGGAATTCCAGTACGCTGCAACTCGACCGATTGAACACCATCGAGAAATTCTTGTCCCAGAGCCGGTCGCCATCCCAAAACGAGCCACTCGTGAATCAATGGACCATGAAGTCCATCATTTGAAAAAAGAGATCTTACATTTTCGACTCGCGGAAGCACGACGTGAAATCGAAGATCTACGACGAGACGAACAGCGGACGGAAGTCGAACGCGTTGAAAGCGAACTGAAAAAACTCCGAGAAGACATTGCTGAGTTAAAGAAACTTCGCAATGAAGCCAACGAGAACCTGGCAACACAAGTTAAAGCAGAACAAGTCACAGATGAAACTTTCACGAAACAACAGGACGTGACTCCGACTGCTCCAGTCGAGACAATCAAACCGGTTGAAATGACGGAAGTCGTGATTGAAACCCAAGAATTAGAACAACCACTGGAAGAGAAAAGTTCCACCATTGAAGTGACTGCCGGATCTAAAGATGACACGTACATCTTCAAATTCGAAAACGCCGAGGTTCGCGATGTCCTCACAACCATTTCCAAATACGCCGGGAGAAAAGTTGTGATTCGCCCGGATGTCGAAGGAACTTTCACCGGCCATTTCGAAGAAACTTCAGCTGTCCAGGCGTTTGCTGCTGTCATCAAAGCGAACAACTTCGGTGTCAGTTTCCTCGGCGATTACGTCCTCGTTCGCAGCCACCGCGATCCAAAAATCCGCTAACATTTTGTGACCGGAATGATCGCTTTCATGCCTTCGTTGACTGTCCGCCAAAAGACATATCGCGGAGACTCAGCTCTAACTGATCGTTAGAAAACTCTGGGCAGTCTCAACGTGATCGCTCAGGAGTCTCAATCACACCGATTCGCAGGTCCATCACATTTGTATGCGTTGGACCGGTCTTGATGAGGCCGCCTGAACATTCAAAAAATGCATACGAATTGTTGACGCTCAGATACTCATCAATCTGCAAACCTTGACTCTTCGCGAAACTCAAGACAGTCTCATCGACGTACGCTCCCGCCGCATCTGTCGGCCCATCCTCTCCATCAGTTCCACCGGAGAGAATGACAATCCCTGCATGACCTTCACCTTGAAGCCTCTTCGCTGCAGCCAGCACCAACTCCTGATTGCGACCACCCTTTTGAGGCTGCTCTGTTTTCACAAGTTGAACAATCGGCTCTCCCCCACTCACCAGACAAAACTTCTTGCCAACGGGTGAGTTCTCGCGAAGCTGCAAGCATCGAGACGCGAACTCCGAGCCGAATTCTTTCGCAACCCCAGGTTGATCAAACTCAACAAGCGCCAATTCATGCCCGAGCGTTCTTGCCTGATCGGCAGCGGCTTCCACGGCGGTCTGGTTATTTCCGATAATCACATTCGAGTATTCGCAGACGATCTCGCGGGTTGAGTGCGAACGAGTTCCCGACTCAGCAAGAACTCGCCTGATCGATTGCGGAATAAGTTCGATTGAATCCACGAGTAAGCGATTCAAAATCTCCCACGCTGCTCGGGGATCTGGCAACACATCAACCGTCGGACCAGAGGCAATCACTTCGAGTGGATCACCAATCACATCCGAGATGATCAACGTCACCAATTGTCCGGCGCGGCAGGCCCGCAATAAGCCCCCCCCTTTGACATCAGAAAGTGCTCGGCGAACGGTATTGAGTTCATCAATCGTCGCCCCGGATCGCATCAGCAATCGAGTGACTCGCTGCTTATCTTCAAGAGAAATCCCCTGCATCGGAGCCGGCAACAACGCGCTTCCCCCACCAGAGATCAGCACAACGCACAAGTCCTCTGGATTCAACGAAGCGACTCCCTGAAGAATTTCCTGAGTCCCTGCAACTCCGGCAGTTGTCGGTTCATTCACACCTGCAGGCCGTGCGCCATGCAGGTGGATCGCTTCCAATTCGCGTACGCAATCTTCAGGAACGTTCACCCAACCTGAAAGTCGTGATCTCAATTCTTTGGAGACCGCTGCCTCAAACCCGGCAGCCATCCCAGCCCCCGCTTTACCAGCCCCCACAACATAAATTCGACCAGATTCTCCTGCCTGCCAATGAGTCTCAGCCACATTCAGTGATTCCGCATCACCAGAAACGACTTCGCGGACCAGCCGAGCAGAGTCGACCGCATCAACTCCCGCCTGCCAGATGGCAAGTGCATCGCTCTTCAAAGATGAATCAGCCATGGTACGAAGACTCAGAAAGACTGAAGCTGTGAATGGAGCAAAAGGTAGAACGATTCTCGGTCATTAGAAACCTCCGAAATCCCCACCTTAATTCGCACAACTGGACGAACCAGACAGTGCCACTCGAAGAGTCGTTTTCACAACTTTCTAAGAACGACTAACAAGACTGAGAGAAGCGTTCGGATTCACGGTGAATCCGAAGACTCGCTCAGGTTTGGTTGAGCGAACAACTATCAAAGAGCCGCCGACTGGACTTGAACCAGCGACCTAGGCTTTACGAAAGCCTCGCTCTGCCAACTGAGCTACGGCGGCATCTGCTGTGACTGTAACGGTTTACGTCAGCACGTAAGTTTCGTGGAGTAGCCAGACGTAAGGATCGCAACAACCTCCTGCATTGAGTTAGCGGATTATTGGATATCTGTCGGCATTCCGCAACTGCTGCCGCTTCGTCATCAATGCTCGCTCGCTGATGATGCTTCCGGCATGCCTGCCAACGCCCTGCTCTACCAACTCTGGAGCGGTACGAGGCTTCGGCAAGATGGAATATCCAGGCACTCACGCTGCTGCGATGATTCTGATACGTTCTGAGTGGTCCATTCAACTTGGATGCAGTAAGTGCTTCCATCAGACGGTCGCCATGAAGCTTTTTTCTCTTAAGATTCACTCCTCCTAAGCACTTGGCAGCCGAGACATGGTTTCTTACGATTTTCTCATGTGACAGACTTTCACTCAACAGCCCCACTTCTTCAGGTGGTGTTGTGATAAAATACTCAGAGAGTTGCGTTGCGATCGACGCAACCTGAGCTGGGCTGACTGTTGTTCGGCATTTGTCCGTGCGAATCAAGTCTCAGATCAATTATCTGAACAAACAGCGTTGTGAAACTCGTGCCCCAACGCGGCAAATTCAAACTGATGCTGCCCAACGAACCCATTGCTCATCCATCCCAAAGCAGACCCCTTTAGAGGAACATCGTCTCCATGGCGAAAAAAACTATCGAAGACATCGACGTATCAGGTAAAAAAGTGCTGATGCGTGTCGACTTCAATGTCCCACTCGACGACAATCGCAACGTCACCGACGACCGACGAATTCGAATGGCGTTGCCATCAATCCAATCCGTTCTAAAACGAGGCGGCAGTCTCGTGTTGATGAGCCATCTCGGACGCCCTAAAGGGGAAGTGGTCGCTAAATACAGCCTGAAACCAGCTGCCGAAAAATTGGCAGAGTTGATTGAGGCTCCAGTCTCCTTCGCGACCGACACTGTCGGTGAAGATGCTCAAGCAAAAGTGGCGGCACTTCAACCGGGTGAAGTCGTCGTACTTGAGAACGTTCGCTTCGCTGCCGAAGAGGAAGTGAAAGAAGAAGATCCAAAGACAACCGACGAGCAGAAAGCTGCAAAACAGGCATTCGGAGAAAAGCTGGCTGCCTTTGGAGATGTGTATTGCAACGACGCCTTTGGAACATGTCATCGTCCACATGCGAGCATGTATACAGTCCCGTCAGTGATGGGCGACGCTCCCAAAGTGGTCGGGTTTCTTGTTAAGAAAGAGATCCAGTACCTGAGCGACGCCATTGCGAATCCAGAGCGACCATTCATCGCAATTCTGGGAGGAGCCAAAGTCTCCGATAAAATCAAAGTCATCGAGAATCTCCTCGATATCTGTGACAAGATTCTGATCGGCGGTGCAATGGCTTACACATTTGCACTCGCTCAGGGCGGAAAAGTTGGAAAGAGTCTGGTTGAACCTGATAAAGTCGACCTCGCCAACCAACTCCTTGAAAAAGGTGGTGACAAACTGATCTTGCCAATTGACACACACTGTGGCGACGCATTCAAAGACCCTGATTGCAACAAAGTGGTCGTCGATGCCGGGCAAATTCCGGACGATTTCGAAGGCTTTGATATCGGCCCCAAAACCGCTGAGATGTATGCCGACCTCGTCAAAGGGGCGAAGACGATCATCTGGAACGGACCGATGGGTGTTTTCGAAGTTCCTCCATTCGATGCCGGAACGAAAGCGGTCGCTCAGGCGATTGCTGATTCAGATGCTGTCAGCATTATTGGCGGAGGAGACAGCGCCGCTGCGGTCCAGCAACTCGGATTCGCAGAACGTGTTTCTCATGTGAGCACCGGTGGCGGAGCAAGCTTGGAAATGCTGGAAGGAAAAGCATTTGCAGCCGTTGACGTGCTTGACGAAGCATAGAGTTTTCCATGAATTCTCCCGTCCGCTAAGACTGTCTTTCACTACCATCTGGACTGCTGCATAGTCTGGCCAGGACGGAAGCGGACCGAAATTTTGGAACTGCTCATGAACTGATGGAATCGTGGTCATTCGCTCGAACTTCGCACACTTCTCAAGCTTTGTTCGAGCGAATGAACGACGCATGCTTCAAAGACATCCGAGCATTATCAGTCTTTGCTGTGGCTGTGAAAGCCAGCTTCAGGACCTCACAGCCTGCTCGCCACGAAACAAAACGAAATAGACGGTATCAGATTTGTTCCGGGAAAATTGCCTGACTTGGGCTGAAACACGCATCAAGTATTCCAAGTGTGAGTTGGCGAAGCCCTGTCAAATGCATATG from Thalassoglobus polymorphus includes the following:
- a CDS encoding phosphoglycerate kinase, which codes for MAKKTIEDIDVSGKKVLMRVDFNVPLDDNRNVTDDRRIRMALPSIQSVLKRGGSLVLMSHLGRPKGEVVAKYSLKPAAEKLAELIEAPVSFATDTVGEDAQAKVAALQPGEVVVLENVRFAAEEEVKEEDPKTTDEQKAAKQAFGEKLAAFGDVYCNDAFGTCHRPHASMYTVPSVMGDAPKVVGFLVKKEIQYLSDAIANPERPFIAILGGAKVSDKIKVIENLLDICDKILIGGAMAYTFALAQGGKVGKSLVEPDKVDLANQLLEKGGDKLILPIDTHCGDAFKDPDCNKVVVDAGQIPDDFEGFDIGPKTAEMYADLVKGAKTIIWNGPMGVFEVPPFDAGTKAVAQAIADSDAVSIIGGGDSAAAVQQLGFAERVSHVSTGGGASLEMLEGKAFAAVDVLDEA
- a CDS encoding glycerate kinase type-2 family protein; translation: MADSSLKSDALAIWQAGVDAVDSARLVREVVSGDAESLNVAETHWQAGESGRIYVVGAGKAGAGMAAGFEAAVSKELRSRLSGWVNVPEDCVRELEAIHLHGARPAGVNEPTTAGVAGTQEILQGVASLNPEDLCVVLISGGGSALLPAPMQGISLEDKQRVTRLLMRSGATIDELNTVRRALSDVKGGGLLRACRAGQLVTLIISDVIGDPLEVIASGPTVDVLPDPRAAWEILNRLLVDSIELIPQSIRRVLAESGTRSHSTREIVCEYSNVIIGNNQTAVEAAADQARTLGHELALVEFDQPGVAKEFGSEFASRCLQLRENSPVGKKFCLVSGGEPIVQLVKTEQPQKGGRNQELVLAAAKRLQGEGHAGIVILSGGTDGEDGPTDAAGAYVDETVLSFAKSQGLQIDEYLSVNNSYAFFECSGGLIKTGPTHTNVMDLRIGVIETPERSR